GGCCTTGTCGATGTTGTCGAAGCTGACGAAGTCCGCCAGCCCCTGCGCCGCCTGGATGCGCGTGATCGCCGCCGTGAGCGTCGTCTTGCCGTGGTCCACGTGCCCGATCGTGCCGACGTTCACGTGCGGCTTGTTGCGCTCGAACTTAGCCTTTCCCATGGTGCTTTCCGGATCCCGTACGGGTGGTTTGACGACGAGGAGGCGCCAGAGCTCGCGATGGGACTCGAACCCATGACCTCTTCCTTACCAAGGAAGTGCTCTGCCGGCTGAGCTACGCGAGCTTGCTCCCCTAAGCCGGGCTGAGCCCGGACGACAGACAGAGAAACCTTGCCGTGCCATCGGGCAAGGTTTCCCGTTTTCCAGCTCTTCCGCGGAGCGCGGTACAGCTACACGCATCCCGGGGAAGAGAAGACGGGTAACATACCTAGACCTTCCGGGGCAGTCAAGGCCCCCTCCCCCGCCTGCGCGTGTTGCGCGGATGCCCCGTAGGGGCGCGATTTATCGCGCCCGCGCTCTCCCCCATCGCGACCGCCGCCCCCCGCACCGAAACCCGTAGGGGCCGCCCCGCGTGGCTGCCCGTGCCTGCCTCCGCATTGATCCCGGCGTGCTGGTACAGAACCGGCAGGATGATCGGCGGGCGACCCCTTCCCCTCCCCCACCCACACCACCATGCCCACCTTCTCGCGCATCCTTCGTTCGCTCCGACCCGGCTTCGCGGCGTCGGTCGTGTTCACGCTGGCCGTCGGTGTGGGGGCCGGGCTGGCGCTGCTGGGCTTCGCGGATGCGGGGGTCGCGTACACCCCCGCGCGCGTGCTCCCCGCATGGGACCGTCTCGCCGCCGGCCACGGTTGGACGGAGGGGCTGGTCACGGTGGAGGAGATCCGCCACGCCGGCGTAGAGTCGCTCCTCCGCGTGCTGTGGGGCACGACCGCGCTGGTGGTGGCGAGCGCGTGCATCATCGCTGCGGCGCGCGTGCTGGCCCGGGGCGCATCGCGGCGGCCGGCGGTCGCCATGCGCGTGGTGCTGGGCGCGGGCGCGCGTCGCATCTTCCGCTTCGCCATGGCGGATGCGGGCGCGGCGGTGCTCGCGGGCGGCGCGCTGGGGGTGGCGCTGGGCTTCGGTCTGACACGGGTGGTTCGCGCCACGTGGCCGTGGGGGGTCGAGGGGTGGGGCGGCGGCGGTGGGCGCGCGGTCCTCATCGCCGTCGCGCTGCCGGTGGGGGTGGCACTGCTGTGCGCGCTGGCGCCCGTCGCGATCGCGTTCCGGCGCGAGCTGGCGTCGGGGCTTTCCACGGGCGACCGTGCGACGGCGGGACGCTACGAGGGGTGGGTGCGGCGCGTGCTGACGGTGGCGCAGTTCTCCGCGTCGATGGCGCTGCTGGTGGGTGCAGGCACGCTGCTGCGCGGCTCGCTGGACGGCGGGCCAGCCTCCACCCCCGGCTTCGACCCGCGCGACACGCTCACCCTGAACGTCACCCTCCCCGCGCGCGCGGACGCGGGAATGCGCGCCGCGTACCTGCGCGACACGCTGGACCGCGTGCGGGCGATCCCCGGAGTGCGCGCCGCCAGCCTGATGAGCGGCGACGGCTGGACGGGGACGGGCCCGCGCGACGTCGTCACCTCGTACTGCCGCCCCGCCTGCACCGACATGCTTCGCCTTCCGGTGCTCCTCAAGAGCGTGCACCAGTTCGCGGCGAGCCCCGGCTACTTCGGGGCGATGGGGATTCCCGTGATCGAGGGCCGCGAGCCCGCGCCGGGCGAGGACCGGGTGGCGGTGGTCAACCTGCTGGCGGCGGGCACCCTCTTCCCCGGCGTGGAGCCGGTGGGGCAGCACATCCTCCCCCGGCGCGAGGACGACATGCTGAGCGTGGGGAGCTCGACCCCCAAGTACCGCGTGGTCGGCATCGTCAGCGACGTGCGGCCGCTGGGGCCTGGCGTCGGCGAAAAGGTGCAGCCGGTCGTGTACGTCTCCGCCTTCCAGCACCCGCCGCGCGAGGTAGGCATCGCCGTGCGTGCTACGGGCGATCCGATGCGGCTGGCCGGCACCGTCGAGCGCGCGGTGATGGCGGCGGCTCCCGGCGCGCTCATCCGCGACGTGATGACGATGGAGGAGCGGCTCGCGCGCTTCGCCGCGCCGGTGCGCTGGACGGCGGGGGTGCTGGGTGCGCTGGCGGTGGTGGGGGTGGTGCTGGCGTGCGCGGGGCTCTTTGGCGTGGTGAAGGAGGGGGTGGCGCGCCGCACCCGCGAGATCGGGGTGCGGATGGCGCTCGGCGCTCGGCAGGAGCAGGTCGTCCGCCACGTCGTAGCCGACGCGATGCGGCTCGCGCGCACCTCGCTGATCCTGGGCTCCCTCGCCGCCTTTGCGACGGCGCGGACGCTCCAGGTCTTCTTCCACGGCATGCGCCCCTGGGACCCGGCGCTCTACGCGGGTGTGGCCGCGCTCCTCACCGCCGTCGCGCTCATCGCGAGCTGGATCCCCGCGCGCCGCGCCGCGTCCGTGGACCCGATGGTGGCGATCCGGGCGAGCTGAGGGTTGTTACCGGGCGAGTGAACTCGCTGCAACAACGGCACGAAGTCCGCCTGCGCGGACTCGGGGGCGAGGTCCGCGCGACGCTCCCGATTTCTGCGCGGCGGGAAGCCCGGTTCCACGAGCGAATGAGGGCCGCTGGAACCACACGAACTCCGCCTCCGCGGACTGGCGGCGGTTCTCGAGACCGCTTCAGCGGTCTTCCCGTGGTTCCAGCCGGGGGTTTCCGCCCCCGGTGCTCGGGGCCAGCCGCCAAACGCAAAGCCCCGCGCCGGACATCCCGGCGCGGGGCTTCGTGCGTCATCCAACCGATGCGGTCAGGGGGCGCCCATCGGCTGGCTGGAGTCGGACTGGGGCTCCTGCGGGGTCGGGGTGCGCAGGCGGGGGGTCTGGCCAAAGGTGTAGTTGAAGGCCAGGAACACCCCGCGCGCTCCGAACCTCCGCTCCGTCTCTACCCGGTAGCCCTCGATCCCGTTCGGATCGTTGAGGCTGGCGTCCAGGATCTCGGCGGAGGAGCGCATGCGCATCATGTTGAACGGGTCCTGCACGCGCAGCGTCACGCTCGCCTTGTCCTTGAGGAGCTTGTGGCGCAGCGAGAAGTTCGTCATCGCAAAGGCGCCGATGCGGCCGTACTCGGTGTTCATCGCTCCGCGGTACATCACGAAGCCCGAGGCGTCGAGCCTCGGATTGATGCGCAGGTTGGCGTTGGCGCGCGTCGACCAGCCCAGGCCGGAGCTGGAGATGGCGCCCGCCGCGGTGCCGCCATCCGAGTCCTGGTGGAAGACGTTTCCGCCCACGAAGCCCGTGAGCCGCCCCGCGCGCAGCGACGCGTTGGCGTCCGCGCCGTACGAGTCCGCCGTGGCGATGTTTGCCACGGTGGAGGTGATGGTGTCGCCCTGCGTGGTGCGGACGCGGCGGATGGCCCCCTCCGTGTGCCGGTAAAACGGAGTAAGCTGCAGCGAGCCCAGCTTGCCGCTCTGCTGGAAGCCCAGCTCGAACGCGTCCGTGTACTCCGGCCGCAGGTACGGGTTGCCGCGGAAGCGGTTGAGCGGGTCCTCGTAGAAGAGGAAGGAGTTGAGCATATGCGTCTGCGGGCGCTGGATGCGCCTGGAGTAGCTCGCCTTCACCTGGCGCGCGGCGTTGACGTTGTAGGCGACGAGCGCGCTCGGGAAGAAGTCGTTGAACGGCTCCAGGTCGTCGTCAGAGCGGTTGGTGGAGCGGTCGGTGCGCTCCAGGCGCAGCCCTCCCTGCAGCTCGAACTTCCCCGTCTGGCGCGTGAAGACGCCGTACCCCGCGTGCACCCGCTCGTCGATGGCGAAGACGTTGCTGCCGCCGCTGTTGACCCAGGCGTTGTCCGCGTACGAGAAGCGCTGCGTGGTCAGGTCGTTGTCCACCTGGCGAAGCTGCCCCTTGTACCCCGTCTCCACCCGCACCCCGGCCACCAGGCGGGTGAGGTCCGCCATCAGGTACATCTCGCTGTTAACGTAGTCGGTCAGGTTCTGCGTCCTGAACGGCTGGTTGCCGATCGGCGCGCCGTTCACGTCCATCGGCTGCTGCGTGAAGCCGTTGCTCTGCTCGAATGCGGAGCGGTTGTAGCGCGCCTCCACGTTGAGCTCGTTCTGGCGCGGCTTGATGACGTTGCGGTACGACAGCGTCCCATCGAACGAGGCGTCGTCCGAGGTCATGCGCTGCCGGTCGTCCGAGACGGCGAGCGGGTTGCGCTGCGCGTCGAAGCGGGTAAAGGTGTTGCGCGTGTCGTTGCGGAAGTCGCGCCCGCTCACCATCAGCGTGGAGGCCAGCGAGCTGGTCTTCCCCAGCTTCACCTCGGTGTTGGTGTTCACGGTCTGCGACCGCATCCGCCCGGCGCCGTTGGAGAGCTGGTCCATGAAGTTGATCGGCGAGCCCGCGCCGGTGATGTTCGTGCGGTTGTTGAAGCCGCTCGTGGTGCGCCCGTCGCCGAAGTAGCCGAGGCTGCCAAAGAGCGTCACCCGCCCGCGCTGGTAGCCCAGGTTGCCGGAGCCGTTGAAGCGGTCGCTGGTGCCCGCGGCCAGGTTCACGCCCCCGGAAAGCCCCAGCTCCGCGTTCCCCTTGAGGACGATGTTGACGATCCCCGCCATCCCCTCGGGATCGTACTTGGCCGAGGGGTTGGGGACGACCTCCACCCGGTCGATCATGTTGGCCGGGAGCTGCTGGAGGAACTGCCCCAGCTGGTCGCCGCGCATGGGGGCGGCGCGGCCGTTGATCTGCACCGCCACGTTCTGGTTGCCGCGCAGGCTCACGCGGCCGTCCTGGTCCACCTCCACCGCGGGCACGTTGCGCAGCACGTCGGTGGAGTTGCCACCGGCCGCCGTGGGCATGTCCTTGGTGGAGTACGTGTTGCGGTCGGCGGACATCTGCACCGCGCTGCGCTCGCCGGTGGCGGTGATCCCCTCCAGCTGCACCGCGCTCGCCGCCAGCCGCACCGCCGGCGCCTCGGCCGTGGTGGCGCCGGGCGCGATGGCGATCTCGCCCGACTTCGTGGTGGTGTGGCCGATGTGCGAGACGCGCAGGAAGTAGCGCCCGGGACGCAGCCCCTCCACGCGGAAGGTGCCGTCCGGGCGCGTCACCGCGCCGGCGGCGAGCGTCGAGTCCGCCCGGCTCCACACGCCGACCGTGGCGGAGGGAACGGGGCGCCCGGTGGCCGCGTCCAGGATGGTGCCGCGGAGCTGCGCGCCGCCTTCCTGGGGGATCATCGGGCGCCCGCCGGGAGCGCCCGGCTGGCCCGCGGGCCGCTGCTGCTGCGTGGGCGTCTGCTGGGCGAATGCGGCTGATGTGCCGCACGCCAGGAGCAGCGCGAGGGTGAGTCCGCTGATCGGCTTCATGGTGGCCGCGAAGTTGGAATGGTGGGAACGCCCCCGCACTCGAGGCGGGATGGGCCCCCCGTGTGCTCCGGGAGGTTGGGCGGCATTCATTGGATGCGCGACCCCGCCCCGGGGTTGCATCCGGTCCGTCGTCCGCCCGCCGCCCGTTACGGACGATGCGGCCGGTGGTTTCGGATCGTGTGAAAAATTTAGCACCTTCACGCCAGACCGCCACCCGTCTCGGGTGAGCGATGAATTAACACGGAATGGACGGGATGTCGCGAAAGTGGGAATCCTGGCGTGGCACGGAACCTGTTGCCGGATTCTTCAGCGTCGGAACGCACACTCGAAACGAGGGGGGACGTATGAGGAAGATGGTCCTGGCCGGGTTCGTCGCGGGGGCCGTGGCCTCCCTGGGCGCCTGCGCCCCGGCGATGCACCTTGCGGTCGCCAGCCCGAGCTGCACCGCCGCCACACCGTGGACGACGCACTCGCGGATGAACATCAACACCGTTGCGCTGCGGGTGCAGCGGACCTCCGCGCGCTACACCGCCGGCTACCGCTACGAGCGCCGCAACCCCGACAAGTGGCGCCAGATCGCGGACGGGGAGTGCAGGTAGGGGGCGTACCCCTCACCCCCCCGCCCCCCTCTCCCAAACTGCTGGTAGAGGGGGAAGATCGCGGCCTTTTCCGTGCCGCGCCGGCCCACGAAAACGCGCACATCCGTAGGGGCGCGATTCATCGCGCCCACCCTCGCCTCCACCGCGACCGCCGCCTTTGGCGTCAGGACCGGCAGGGGCAGACCTGCGTGTCTGCCCTTCGTTGCCCCCGCCCGAACCGCACGAAAGCTGTAGGGGCCGTCCGATGTGGCTGCCCGTGCCCTCCTCGGGACCGCCCCCCGCAGCCTGGCACCGATACACGCAAAACGCCCCTCGCCCAGATAGTTATTGGGGGAGGGGCCGCGAGGTGACGAGCGGGGAGGGGGCCCGCCCCCCCTACGCCATCCCCTCGTCCAGCTGCTCCCGCAGCGCCAGCGCGAGCTGCAGCGCCACCAGGCGGGCATGGTCCTCCTCCACGGGCAGGTACCAGTGGGTTCCGCGCACCACCGCCTCGGCCTCCCCGCACTGCGCGCGGATGCCGCTTTCGTCGTACACCACGGTGGGGGCGCAGGTGAGGTCGCGGAGGAGGGGGTGGGGCTGCATCGCCGCGGCCACCAATAGGCCCAGCCGGTGCCAGTGCGGCGAGAGCGGGCCCGGCGCCCCGTACTCCGCCGCCTCCCGCAGCCGCTTGCGGAGCGCGCCGCGGTCCATGCCGTCGTCGCGCGACCAGCGCGCCAGCTCGGCGCCCATGCGCGCCACCATCCCGATCGCCTGGTAGCCGGGGAGGCCCAGCGCGTTGCGGGCGTAGCGCAGCGCCCTCGTCTCGGCCGCTTCCAGCGCCCTGAAGATCGGGCTGTAGCTGTCCGAGTCGTGACGCAGCGGCGCCACCCGCCCCGACTGCGGGACGATGGCGCAGAAGCGCTCGTAGAAAACCTCGGCGGGGGATTGAAGCTGAGTCTCGATCAAGCGGGCCATCCAGATGGAGGCGCGGGAGATAACGGGGGAGGCGTTACAGTTTGCGTTGCCGACGGGACAGTGCGCAAGACTTACGTTTTCCGCAGGCACGAAGCCCCTCCACCGGGATGCGGTGGAGGGGCTTCGTCTCGTACGTCTTTTCAGCGCGTGGACCGGGTCAGTCCGCCGCCGAAGCCTGGCGCCGTCCGGCCGCGATGTCGCGCACGGTGGAGGCGAGCATCCGCACGCGCGCGGCGTCGCGGGAGCGGGCGGCGTCGCGGGTGAGCTGCGCGGCCAGCGTGTTGAGCGCCGTGCGCCGCGCCGCGCCGCTGAGCCGCTCCGCGCGGGCAAGCGCGCTCGTCACCGCCGTGGAGCGGGCGCGGGTGAGGCCGTTGCTTCGCTTGATCTGGTCCAGGTAGGCGCGCGCCACCACGAAGCTGGCGGGCCACTCCATGCGCGTCTGGAGCTGCGGGTTGAAGGTCTCCTCGCGCACCAGCTTCGCGGCGTCGATCTCGTTCTGCGTCAGGTGCTCGCTGGGGCGCAGCTCGAACACGTCCAGCCCGCGGCCGATCTCCGAGCCGTAGATGTGGCCGTTGTGCCAGTACGCGGACCAGTAGCCGCCTATCACCACCTCGCTGGTGCTCATGGGGCCGCGGTCGAAGAATGCGATCTCCACCGGCTTCGCGGGGTTGGTGAAGTCGAACACCGAGATGCCGCCCTGGTACCACGCCTGCACCATGATGTCGCGCCCCGGCACCGGGACCAGCGAGCCGTTGTGCGCCACGCAGTTCTCCGTCTCCGTCTGCGCCACCGGCAGCTTGTAGTAGCTGGCCAGCCGCAGCCGGCGCTGCGCGGTGATGGTGAAGATGGCGTTGGCGCCCCACGTCGGACGGTCGCTGGCGCGGCAGCGGGGCGCCACTCCCCCGCCCCACTCGTCGGTGAAGATCACCTTGCGGCCGTCGTTGCTGAAGTTGGCCGAGTGCCAGTACGCGAAGTTGGGATCGGTCGCCTCCGCG
This region of Longimicrobium sp. genomic DNA includes:
- a CDS encoding GTP-binding protein, translated to MGKAKFERNKPHVNVGTIGHVDHGKTTLTAAITRIQAAQGLADFVSFDNIDKA
- a CDS encoding FtsX-like permease family protein, producing MPTFSRILRSLRPGFAASVVFTLAVGVGAGLALLGFADAGVAYTPARVLPAWDRLAAGHGWTEGLVTVEEIRHAGVESLLRVLWGTTALVVASACIIAAARVLARGASRRPAVAMRVVLGAGARRIFRFAMADAGAAVLAGGALGVALGFGLTRVVRATWPWGVEGWGGGGGRAVLIAVALPVGVALLCALAPVAIAFRRELASGLSTGDRATAGRYEGWVRRVLTVAQFSASMALLVGAGTLLRGSLDGGPASTPGFDPRDTLTLNVTLPARADAGMRAAYLRDTLDRVRAIPGVRAASLMSGDGWTGTGPRDVVTSYCRPACTDMLRLPVLLKSVHQFAASPGYFGAMGIPVIEGREPAPGEDRVAVVNLLAAGTLFPGVEPVGQHILPRREDDMLSVGSSTPKYRVVGIVSDVRPLGPGVGEKVQPVVYVSAFQHPPREVGIAVRATGDPMRLAGTVERAVMAAAPGALIRDVMTMEERLARFAAPVRWTAGVLGALAVVGVVLACAGLFGVVKEGVARRTREIGVRMALGARQEQVVRHVVADAMRLARTSLILGSLAAFATARTLQVFFHGMRPWDPALYAGVAALLTAVALIASWIPARRAASVDPMVAIRAS
- a CDS encoding TonB-dependent receptor, with the translated sequence MKPISGLTLALLLACGTSAAFAQQTPTQQQRPAGQPGAPGGRPMIPQEGGAQLRGTILDAATGRPVPSATVGVWSRADSTLAAGAVTRPDGTFRVEGLRPGRYFLRVSHIGHTTTKSGEIAIAPGATTAEAPAVRLAASAVQLEGITATGERSAVQMSADRNTYSTKDMPTAAGGNSTDVLRNVPAVEVDQDGRVSLRGNQNVAVQINGRAAPMRGDQLGQFLQQLPANMIDRVEVVPNPSAKYDPEGMAGIVNIVLKGNAELGLSGGVNLAAGTSDRFNGSGNLGYQRGRVTLFGSLGYFGDGRTTSGFNNRTNITGAGSPINFMDQLSNGAGRMRSQTVNTNTEVKLGKTSSLASTLMVSGRDFRNDTRNTFTRFDAQRNPLAVSDDRQRMTSDDASFDGTLSYRNVIKPRQNELNVEARYNRSAFEQSNGFTQQPMDVNGAPIGNQPFRTQNLTDYVNSEMYLMADLTRLVAGVRVETGYKGQLRQVDNDLTTQRFSYADNAWVNSGGSNVFAIDERVHAGYGVFTRQTGKFELQGGLRLERTDRSTNRSDDDLEPFNDFFPSALVAYNVNAARQVKASYSRRIQRPQTHMLNSFLFYEDPLNRFRGNPYLRPEYTDAFELGFQQSGKLGSLQLTPFYRHTEGAIRRVRTTQGDTITSTVANIATADSYGADANASLRAGRLTGFVGGNVFHQDSDGGTAAGAISSSGLGWSTRANANLRINPRLDASGFVMYRGAMNTEYGRIGAFAMTNFSLRHKLLKDKASVTLRVQDPFNMMRMRSSAEILDASLNDPNGIEGYRVETERRFGARGVFLAFNYTFGQTPRLRTPTPQEPQSDSSQPMGAP